One Owenweeksia hongkongensis DSM 17368 genomic region harbors:
- a CDS encoding T9SS type A sorting domain-containing protein: MKLKLLSLLLCAGSMVMAQSLTIENVDSSHTSGDAVTADDLTIDINIRNNSSQAIEVGCKRIDKNYNALTDSNAICWVVCYKASVSVSPGTITIGAGQATGGGDVFIGHVYPDQDGVNRSGPITYVWYDVDNPSDSVAFTANYEVTGGIGIEEKSFDEFAVYPNPASGILNVKYTGMRGESASFELVSMVGTKVYSRELTEVDDQLKLDVSKLSRGVYFYIIKSNGEVTTSKKLVIK; this comes from the coding sequence ATGAAGTTAAAATTACTTTCCCTTTTGCTGTGTGCAGGATCTATGGTGATGGCGCAAAGCCTTACTATCGAAAATGTTGATTCATCTCATACAAGCGGTGATGCTGTTACAGCGGATGATTTAACTATTGATATAAATATCCGTAACAATAGCTCTCAGGCTATTGAGGTGGGATGTAAGAGAATAGACAAGAACTACAATGCTTTAACCGATAGTAACGCCATTTGCTGGGTTGTTTGTTATAAGGCATCAGTGTCGGTTAGTCCAGGTACAATTACAATTGGGGCAGGCCAGGCTACTGGTGGAGGTGATGTGTTTATTGGCCATGTGTATCCAGATCAAGATGGTGTAAATAGAAGCGGACCTATTACATATGTATGGTATGATGTAGACAATCCTTCTGACTCAGTTGCTTTTACTGCAAATTATGAGGTGACAGGAGGAATAGGAATTGAAGAAAAGTCTTTTGACGAATTCGCGGTATATCCAAATCCGGCTTCAGGCATTCTTAATGTGAAGTATACAGGCATGAGGGGTGAGAGTGCAAGCTTTGAACTAGTAAGCATGGTGGGTACTAAGGTGTATAGTCGAGAACTTACCGAGGTAGATGATCAATTGAAACTGGATGTTTCAAAATTGTCTCGTGGAGTTTATTTTTACATCATTAAATCTAATGGTGAAGTAACAACTTCTAAGAAGCTGGTTATAAAATAG
- the sov gene encoding T9SS outer membrane translocon Sov/SprA, whose protein sequence is MKKGLRAPLSFVIFMAAAIALAGYTGSRYVYLEVERNGILIPQDSTDPDSTLPYPFGDESGGLYMNDPSNYSNDVEYDDETGQYIVTEKIGNLTSKPPMFMTPDEYRDYVARKQVDDYWKSKTQSAQADADEGRDPGSSLIPQIQVNSELFNKLFGSNTIDIRPQGYAELRFGGRIQKIDNPLIPERNRSTFTFDFDQRIQMNITGNVGEKLKITTNYDTEATFSFENQMKVEFTGDEDDIIKKIELGNVSLPLNSSLISGAQSLFGVKGQFQFGKLMVTGVFSEQRSQSSSINVQGGATTTDFEISADNYDANRHFFLSHYFRENYEAFLANRPLLTSPVQITKVEVWVTNTRQATEDNRNIVAFMDLGESDGPGAYRSTTANIPGPDIYGRFYPNQGFPDNRNNALNPEVLEADVPGIRDISRATSSLQSAGYQEAIEFVDLTNARKLSSGEYSYNSQLGYISLSSSLNQDEILAVAFQFTAGGKTYQVGEFSTDGVAAPKPLMTKMLKSSILNVNLPIWDLMMKNIYSLNAYQVNQEDFRLDVLYRNDETGTPIPLLPDGELSDELLLRATGLDKLNANNDPSPDGFFDFINNITITPQNGKIIFPVLEPFGSNIARQLSDPDDREKYVFQQLYDSTRFKAQNEAQLNKYLLKGQYKSTSSSEISLNAFNIPQGSVVVTAGGRQLIENVDYTVDYNLGRVKIIDEGILQSGTPIKVDFENNAVFNFQTKTFMGVNADYQFNENLSIGATVVRLSEKPLTQKVNIGTEPIANTMWGLNGQYSKDAPYLTRAVDAIPFIETKAPSSITVQGEFAQLVPGSPRGIEIDGEATTYLDDFESSQTTINIMAPQAWRLASTPAGQLDLFPAGASTGIENGFNRAKLAWYTIDPLFHRNSDGALPQHMKDDPEFQSGQFVRQVTVSEVFPNIQQDASQVNYISVLDLAYYPKERGPYNYDVEPTSVSAGINADGELNNPEQRWGGIMRDLSTTNFEEQNIEFVQFWVLNPFEGDEASPSTLEGDLYLNLGNVSEDILRDGKQAVENGIPADGDVSKLDSTEWGYAPAVRPVVVAFDNDPAARDFQDVGYDLIGDNEEGSWTDGPYDPYLTRIINTLGQQSIAYTSVTGDPAADNFRYYRGNSLDQEKATILERYKNYNNPEGNSDPTEVDGVIAFATNTPDIEDVNRDQTMNKIEAYYQYRISMRKEDLNKVGKNYVTDIRVVPVEDQPVQPNGKKVNATWVQFKVPVFSPDKKVGPISDFRSIRFARMFMKGFKNDVVLRFAKLELVRGEWRRYAYDLDGDGDRLNDDASDNTIFEVNAVSIEQNGDRLPIPYVVPPGIDRQVVFGTTSSQQANEQSLSLRLCNLKDGASRAVFKNIEFDMRNYNRLKMFAHAEDGVVNQDDRQGALKDGDLMLFIRMGSDYEQNFYEYEIPLTETEHGTSDEDLIWPEANDVDFELEDLKEVKLARDRAFRSSNTSITEEFSQVKGKATITVVGAPNLSNVRTIMIGVRNPKRRTVNSADDGLPKCAEVWVNELRLSDFDQRGGWAANARVAAQLADFANISVSGRTSSIGFGSIDQTVSERNKFQMFAYDLQSSFELGKFFPQDVGLRIPMFFGTGEEWLNPQFNPLDPDIEFQDALANLETDAERDELKEMSQDYTKRQSINFTNVRKDRVGKRAQDKPMPWDIENFSATYTYSKIFQRNINVAFDERKDYRGSLNYTFRHSPKPVEPFKKVKWMKNDYLRIVNDFNFYLLPKQFTVIGTLDRSKHAMQMRNTAYPDNPLFDLDTTYNNSFNFNRQYSLLYDITKTLKVDFTANMRTRIDEATPDSIPDEARRKEIIWDNLKDFGRPTNYHQTVNVNWQVPINKIVFLDWVNTQASYTGDYDWQANSLIANNAGASGNPDLDYGNTIQNNQRIQLNNNFNLISLYNNVPYLKKVNDGKTAGREVRPRGPRLPGQGRGEDSAKEDEEETTLQKVLAGVARTLMMFRNASANYSLAEGTLLPGFNGTPSILGMDLDNNNAPGFWFTMGGQTNVQQDAVSNGWLTQSELLPTQYTETYSENMNFRLTAEPAKNFRIVFNAQRTESHSLSEFFRYNGENDMFESQNTFETENFTISHIMIGTVGDQFEDLTYDSETYSNFLEYRKIIAQEMAQDYASQNPGYNVVENNVPSDSSAAGYKYFSYNAQDVLIPAFVSAYSGTNINDVEVNYAEMNHKKKIPLPNWQITYDGLTNIKAVKNWFNSVVVTHGYRSTYTLGGISTNLLKQQNIQDQLDAGVPEDELKPALNNNGDLMPDFQVGSVILSEQFAPLVGFNMKTKNNATLRIEYKKDRNIALGLTNAQITETKGQEWVIGAGYIIKDVKLGFVQLGARRKSPVSNLELKVDLGIRRNITLIRKIVEQTNQVSQGQRVTTLKFSADYQISKRVQTKLFYDLNMSKYETSNSYPLTTHQFGISLRLNLGT, encoded by the coding sequence ATGAAGAAGGGATTACGTGCGCCTCTTAGCTTTGTCATTTTTATGGCTGCGGCAATTGCCTTGGCTGGCTACACGGGTTCACGATATGTGTACTTAGAGGTGGAGCGTAACGGTATTCTTATTCCTCAAGATTCTACTGACCCTGATTCTACATTGCCTTACCCGTTTGGGGATGAGTCTGGTGGTCTTTATATGAATGACCCTTCCAATTATTCGAACGATGTAGAATATGATGATGAGACGGGGCAGTATATAGTTACCGAAAAAATAGGTAACCTTACCTCAAAGCCGCCCATGTTTATGACACCAGATGAATATCGCGATTACGTGGCTCGTAAGCAGGTAGATGATTACTGGAAGTCTAAAACACAGAGTGCTCAAGCGGATGCGGATGAAGGCCGTGATCCCGGTAGCTCACTTATACCGCAAATTCAAGTAAATAGTGAACTGTTTAATAAGCTATTTGGTAGCAACACTATAGATATTCGCCCTCAAGGGTATGCCGAGCTGCGCTTTGGCGGAAGGATTCAGAAGATTGACAACCCACTAATTCCAGAAAGAAATAGAAGCACTTTTACGTTTGACTTTGATCAACGTATTCAAATGAACATTACTGGTAATGTTGGTGAAAAATTAAAGATTACAACAAACTACGATACCGAAGCTACCTTTAGTTTTGAAAACCAAATGAAGGTTGAGTTTACAGGTGACGAGGATGACATCATCAAAAAGATAGAACTTGGTAATGTTAGTCTTCCGCTTAATAGCTCACTGATAAGTGGGGCTCAAAGTCTGTTTGGAGTAAAAGGGCAGTTTCAGTTTGGAAAGCTAATGGTAACGGGTGTGTTCTCTGAGCAAAGAAGTCAATCATCATCGATTAATGTGCAAGGTGGTGCTACTACTACAGATTTCGAAATCTCTGCCGATAATTATGATGCGAATCGTCACTTCTTTCTTTCGCATTATTTCCGTGAAAACTATGAAGCCTTTTTGGCTAATCGCCCATTGCTTACTTCACCCGTGCAAATTACCAAAGTAGAAGTATGGGTGACCAACACACGCCAAGCCACGGAGGACAATAGAAATATTGTAGCCTTTATGGATCTTGGTGAAAGCGATGGTCCTGGTGCATACCGAAGTACTACGGCTAATATTCCGGGTCCTGATATTTATGGTAGGTTCTATCCAAACCAAGGTTTTCCTGATAACCGAAACAACGCATTAAATCCAGAAGTGTTAGAAGCAGACGTGCCTGGTATTAGAGATATTTCGAGGGCTACCAGCTCGCTGCAATCAGCGGGATATCAAGAGGCAATAGAATTTGTAGACCTTACTAATGCTCGAAAACTTAGTAGCGGAGAGTATAGCTATAATTCACAGTTGGGTTATATATCACTTAGTAGTTCACTAAATCAGGATGAGATCCTGGCTGTTGCTTTCCAGTTTACGGCAGGTGGCAAAACATATCAGGTGGGTGAATTTTCTACAGATGGTGTGGCTGCACCAAAGCCACTTATGACCAAAATGCTGAAGAGTTCTATTCTAAATGTGAACCTTCCTATTTGGGATCTGATGATGAAAAACATCTATAGCTTGAATGCCTATCAGGTAAATCAAGAAGATTTTAGACTAGATGTACTTTACCGTAATGATGAAACGGGAACTCCAATTCCGCTGTTACCGGATGGAGAATTGAGTGACGAACTATTGCTACGCGCTACTGGTCTGGATAAATTGAATGCAAACAATGACCCATCGCCTGATGGATTTTTTGACTTTATCAATAACATTACCATTACTCCACAAAACGGAAAGATAATTTTCCCGGTACTAGAGCCTTTTGGTAGCAACATAGCCCGGCAGCTAAGTGATCCTGATGATAGGGAAAAATATGTCTTTCAACAGTTGTATGACTCTACACGATTTAAGGCGCAAAATGAAGCCCAGCTAAATAAGTATTTGCTGAAAGGACAATACAAGTCTACTTCTTCTTCCGAAATTTCTTTGAATGCTTTTAATATTCCACAAGGCTCGGTAGTGGTTACAGCTGGGGGCAGGCAACTTATAGAAAATGTGGACTATACCGTAGATTACAATTTGGGGAGAGTAAAAATTATAGATGAAGGTATTCTGCAATCGGGTACTCCCATTAAGGTAGACTTTGAAAATAATGCGGTATTCAATTTCCAGACAAAAACTTTTATGGGGGTTAATGCGGATTATCAGTTTAATGAAAATTTAAGTATTGGCGCTACTGTAGTTCGCTTGTCCGAAAAGCCGCTTACGCAAAAAGTAAATATTGGTACAGAACCCATTGCTAATACCATGTGGGGGCTAAATGGGCAGTATAGTAAAGATGCCCCATATCTTACTCGGGCAGTAGATGCGATCCCATTTATTGAAACCAAGGCACCTTCCAGTATTACCGTTCAAGGTGAGTTTGCACAATTGGTACCAGGTTCTCCTCGCGGTATTGAGATAGATGGCGAGGCTACCACATACCTCGATGATTTTGAAAGTAGCCAGACGACTATTAACATAATGGCACCACAAGCTTGGAGGTTGGCCAGTACACCGGCCGGTCAGCTGGATTTATTTCCCGCTGGAGCCTCTACAGGTATCGAAAACGGCTTTAACCGAGCAAAGCTAGCATGGTATACTATTGATCCACTTTTTCATCGTAATAGTGATGGGGCATTGCCACAGCATATGAAGGATGATCCGGAGTTCCAATCTGGGCAATTTGTAAGACAAGTTACTGTGAGCGAAGTTTTTCCAAATATTCAACAAGATGCCTCGCAGGTAAACTATATATCGGTGCTGGATTTGGCGTATTATCCAAAAGAACGTGGTCCGTACAACTATGATGTAGAGCCTACTTCAGTTTCAGCGGGTATTAATGCAGATGGTGAGCTTAACAATCCTGAACAACGATGGGGAGGTATTATGAGAGATCTTTCTACCACCAACTTTGAGGAGCAAAATATTGAGTTCGTACAGTTCTGGGTATTAAACCCTTTTGAAGGGGACGAAGCTTCTCCTTCCACCTTGGAAGGAGACTTGTATTTAAACTTAGGTAATGTTTCTGAAGACATACTTAGAGATGGTAAGCAAGCCGTAGAAAATGGAATCCCAGCTGATGGCGATGTTTCTAAACTAGACTCTACTGAATGGGGGTACGCTCCGGCTGTGAGACCAGTGGTAGTAGCTTTTGATAATGACCCTGCTGCTCGTGATTTTCAGGATGTAGGGTATGACCTTATTGGTGACAATGAAGAAGGTAGCTGGACGGATGGGCCTTATGATCCGTATTTAACAAGAATTATAAATACACTTGGTCAGCAAAGTATTGCCTACACCTCCGTTACAGGAGACCCTGCTGCTGATAACTTTAGATATTACCGTGGTAATAGCTTAGATCAGGAAAAGGCAACAATCCTAGAGCGGTACAAAAATTATAATAACCCAGAAGGAAACAGTGATCCTACCGAAGTAGATGGCGTAATTGCCTTTGCCACCAACACTCCGGATATTGAAGATGTGAATCGTGACCAAACGATGAACAAAATTGAAGCATACTATCAATATCGGATCAGTATGAGAAAGGAGGATCTGAATAAAGTGGGTAAGAATTATGTGACTGATATTAGAGTAGTGCCGGTAGAGGATCAACCTGTTCAGCCCAATGGTAAAAAGGTAAACGCTACCTGGGTACAGTTTAAAGTTCCTGTTTTTAGTCCAGATAAAAAGGTAGGGCCTATAAGTGATTTCAGATCTATTCGTTTTGCCAGAATGTTTATGAAAGGGTTTAAGAATGATGTGGTGCTGCGCTTTGCAAAACTTGAGTTAGTACGAGGTGAGTGGAGACGATATGCTTATGACCTGGATGGAGACGGTGATCGCTTAAATGATGATGCTAGTGATAACACAATTTTTGAGGTAAATGCAGTGAGCATTGAACAAAATGGTGATCGTTTACCAATCCCCTATGTAGTGCCTCCGGGAATTGATCGTCAGGTGGTTTTTGGAACAACTTCTTCGCAGCAGGCAAATGAACAATCGCTTTCGCTTAGATTATGCAATTTGAAAGATGGCGCATCCAGAGCGGTGTTTAAAAACATTGAATTTGACATGCGTAATTATAATCGCCTAAAGATGTTTGCGCATGCAGAAGATGGGGTGGTGAATCAGGATGATAGACAGGGAGCCCTTAAAGATGGAGACCTCATGCTTTTTATACGTATGGGTAGCGATTATGAACAAAACTTTTACGAGTATGAAATTCCTCTGACGGAAACAGAGCATGGTACATCGGATGAAGATCTAATTTGGCCAGAGGCCAATGATGTAGACTTTGAGCTTGAGGATTTGAAAGAAGTAAAGCTTGCCAGAGATAGAGCTTTCCGTTCAAGCAATACAAGTATTACCGAAGAGTTTAGCCAAGTAAAGGGAAAAGCAACCATAACCGTGGTGGGAGCGCCAAACTTAAGTAACGTGCGCACCATAATGATTGGGGTGAGAAACCCTAAGAGAAGAACAGTGAATAGTGCAGATGACGGTTTGCCAAAATGTGCTGAAGTTTGGGTGAATGAATTGCGACTAAGCGACTTTGATCAACGTGGCGGATGGGCGGCTAATGCTAGAGTGGCAGCGCAGCTTGCCGACTTTGCAAATATTAGCGTAAGCGGTAGAACAAGTTCCATTGGTTTTGGAAGTATAGATCAAACGGTAAGTGAGCGAAACAAGTTTCAAATGTTTGCTTATGATTTGCAGAGTAGCTTTGAGCTAGGCAAGTTTTTCCCTCAAGATGTAGGACTTAGAATCCCAATGTTTTTTGGAACAGGAGAAGAGTGGTTAAACCCTCAATTTAACCCCCTTGATCCGGATATTGAGTTTCAGGATGCATTGGCCAATTTGGAGACTGATGCCGAAAGGGATGAGCTCAAAGAAATGTCTCAAGACTATACTAAGAGGCAGTCTATAAACTTTACCAACGTAAGAAAGGATAGAGTAGGTAAGCGAGCTCAGGACAAGCCAATGCCATGGGATATAGAAAACTTTAGTGCAACTTATACCTATTCTAAGATTTTTCAACGAAACATTAATGTGGCATTTGATGAAAGAAAAGATTATCGAGGTAGCCTAAACTATACATTCCGTCATTCACCAAAACCGGTGGAGCCTTTTAAAAAGGTGAAGTGGATGAAGAATGATTATTTGCGAATTGTGAATGATTTTAATTTCTATTTGCTGCCAAAGCAATTTACGGTAATTGGAACTTTGGATAGAAGCAAGCATGCCATGCAAATGCGAAATACAGCTTATCCCGATAACCCTTTGTTTGATTTGGATACCACGTATAATAATAGTTTTAATTTCAACCGACAGTATTCTTTACTTTATGATATTACAAAAACACTTAAAGTAGATTTCACCGCGAATATGCGTACACGAATAGATGAGGCTACACCCGATTCTATTCCAGATGAAGCGAGAAGGAAAGAAATTATTTGGGATAACTTAAAAGACTTTGGCCGCCCTACTAACTATCACCAAACGGTAAACGTAAACTGGCAGGTTCCCATCAATAAAATTGTCTTTTTGGATTGGGTAAATACACAGGCCAGCTATACTGGGGATTATGATTGGCAGGCCAATTCGCTTATCGCAAATAATGCTGGGGCTTCAGGAAATCCAGATTTGGATTATGGCAATACGATTCAAAATAATCAGAGGATTCAATTAAATAATAATTTTAATCTGATAAGTCTGTACAATAATGTGCCTTACCTGAAAAAAGTAAATGATGGTAAAACGGCAGGAAGAGAAGTGCGACCCAGAGGTCCCCGATTGCCAGGGCAGGGGCGAGGTGAAGATTCTGCAAAAGAAGATGAGGAAGAAACTACTTTGCAAAAAGTACTAGCAGGTGTTGCCCGCACCCTTATGATGTTTAGAAACGCATCTGCCAATTATTCACTAGCTGAAGGAACTTTGCTGCCCGGTTTTAATGGTACGCCCAGTATTTTGGGAATGGATTTAGATAATAATAATGCACCGGGGTTTTGGTTTACCATGGGTGGGCAAACTAATGTTCAGCAGGATGCGGTAAGTAATGGTTGGCTTACACAGTCGGAATTGCTTCCTACACAATATACCGAAACATATAGTGAGAATATGAACTTTAGGTTGACAGCAGAGCCTGCCAAAAACTTTAGAATAGTGTTTAATGCCCAGCGGACCGAGTCACACAGCTTGTCTGAGTTTTTTAGGTATAATGGTGAAAATGATATGTTTGAAAGTCAAAATACTTTTGAGACAGAAAACTTTACCATCAGCCACATTATGATTGGTACGGTGGGCGATCAGTTTGAAGATTTAACCTATGATTCAGAAACGTATAGCAACTTCTTAGAGTATAGAAAAATTATAGCCCAAGAGATGGCGCAGGACTACGCTTCGCAAAACCCGGGATATAATGTGGTGGAAAACAACGTGCCTTCGGACTCATCGGCAGCGGGCTACAAGTACTTTAGTTATAATGCTCAGGATGTGCTTATTCCTGCATTTGTTTCGGCATACTCAGGTACAAATATCAATGACGTAGAGGTGAACTATGCCGAGATGAATCATAAAAAGAAAATTCCATTGCCAAACTGGCAAATTACCTACGATGGACTTACCAATATTAAAGCAGTAAAAAATTGGTTCAATAGTGTGGTGGTTACTCACGGGTACCGCTCTACATACACACTTGGAGGTATTTCTACCAACTTGCTTAAGCAACAAAATATTCAGGATCAACTGGATGCGGGAGTTCCTGAAGATGAATTGAAGCCAGCATTAAATAATAACGGTGATTTGATGCCAGACTTTCAAGTCGGGTCGGTTATTCTTTCCGAGCAGTTTGCACCACTCGTTGGTTTTAATATGAAAACCAAGAATAATGCAACCTTACGTATCGAATACAAGAAGGATAGAAATATAGCATTAGGCCTTACCAACGCTCAGATTACTGAAACCAAAGGACAAGAGTGGGTGATAGGTGCAGGTTACATTATTAAAGATGTGAAGCTGGGATTTGTACAACTAGGGGCACGAAGAAAGAGTCCGGTAAGTAATCTTGAGCTTAAGGTGGACTTAGGTATAAGAAGAAACATTACACTTATCAGAAAAATTGTAGAGCAAACCAACCAGGTGTCACAGGGGCAAAGAGTGACTACCCTCAAATTCTCGGCAGATTATCAGATTAGCAAGAGGGTTCAGACCAAACTTTTCTATGATTTGAACATGAGTAAGTATGAAACATCAAATTCATATCCGCTTACTACTCATCAGTTTGGAATCAGTCTTAGATTAAATCTTGGTACATAA
- the gcvH gene encoding glycine cleavage system protein GcvH, with protein sequence MNFPAELKYTKDHEWISIDGDVATIGITDFAQSELGDIVFVEIETEGEELDKEEVFGSVEAVKTVSDLFMPISGEVLEMNPKIEESPEVVNSDPYGEGWMIKVKISDASELVDLLDVNAYKEAAGV encoded by the coding sequence ATGAATTTTCCAGCAGAACTAAAGTATACTAAAGATCACGAGTGGATTAGCATTGATGGCGATGTAGCAACTATCGGTATTACCGACTTTGCACAGTCAGAACTTGGTGATATTGTATTTGTTGAAATCGAAACTGAAGGTGAAGAATTGGATAAAGAAGAAGTGTTTGGATCAGTAGAGGCTGTGAAAACTGTTTCTGATTTGTTTATGCCTATCTCTGGTGAGGTTTTGGAAATGAATCCAAAAATTGAAGAATCTCCAGAAGTGGTAAACTCTGACCCTTATGGTGAGGGCTGGATGATAAAAGTAAAAATAAGCGATGCTTCTGAATTAGTAGATCTACTGGATGTAAATGCCTACAAAGAAGCAGCCGGAGTCTAA
- the ruvA gene encoding Holliday junction branch migration protein RuvA has product MIYYIEGKLTEVTPTYAVLDCAGVGYLVNITLSTYSNICAKPSVKLFTHAIYKEDSQTLFGFNAKSERDIFIQLISVSGVGGNTARVILSSLSSEEVISAISSENVRLLQSIKGIGAKTAQRIIIDLKDKVTGIETSITTMGAPAGVKVEAASALEVLGYTPKQTERLLVQLTGETPDAGVEEIIKQALKRL; this is encoded by the coding sequence ATGATATATTATATAGAAGGGAAATTGACAGAGGTAACACCAACCTATGCGGTGTTGGACTGTGCCGGTGTGGGATATTTAGTCAATATTACCCTATCTACATATTCCAATATTTGTGCCAAACCTAGCGTGAAGTTATTTACTCATGCCATATACAAAGAAGACTCTCAAACACTATTTGGGTTTAATGCTAAATCAGAAAGAGACATTTTTATTCAACTGATTTCGGTGAGTGGAGTGGGAGGTAATACGGCTAGAGTCATTTTAAGTAGCCTTTCTTCTGAGGAAGTGATTAGCGCAATTTCATCTGAGAATGTACGTTTATTACAATCCATAAAAGGCATTGGTGCCAAAACAGCCCAGCGAATTATCATTGACCTAAAAGATAAGGTAACAGGTATTGAAACTTCGATTACCACAATGGGGGCACCGGCCGGTGTAAAAGTAGAAGCAGCTTCTGCTTTGGAAGTACTAGGGTATACTCCAAAACAAACAGAAAGACTCTTGGTGCAGCTAACGGGTGAAACGCCTGATGCTGGAGTGGAAGAGATCATAAAGCAAGCGTTGAAGAGATTATAA